The Paraburkholderia sp. SOS3 genome includes a region encoding these proteins:
- a CDS encoding HlyD family type I secretion periplasmic adaptor subunit encodes MNLIRLQAFGDLLRSYGAVFRAAWSMRAQFDGEARLPYERAFLPANLELVETPVHPAPRWAMRILVVLAALTLLLAFFGRLDIVAVAQGKLIPGERVKVIQPAITGVVRRILVEDGQRVAAGQLLMQLDATQAAADSDNARASRIDAALAAARSRALLDAQLGAHAPLVPRVDGASAAQQAQTQHFADGLYREYQDKLVASQAELRKREAELATIRVEIGKLSATAPLARQQANEYRALAADKYVAQTDYLTKEQAALDAEHDLAARESGSQELMAAVEEQRADIAAITSAFRSKQLDEFDKAMQQYNQSRNDETKADTRQKLLSLTAPVAGTVQQLSVHTLGGVATAAQPVMEIVPDDTLEVEANIENKDIGFVRPGQTALVKVKAFPYTRFGYLKGTVVSVSNDAVQDRRHGLMFVTHVRVPTNRIRTNGAWVRLTPGMEVTAEIHTGKRSVARYFLDPVIETGEESLRER; translated from the coding sequence ATGAACCTTATCCGCTTGCAGGCGTTCGGCGATTTGCTGCGCAGCTATGGCGCCGTGTTTCGCGCCGCGTGGTCGATGCGCGCACAGTTCGACGGTGAAGCACGCCTTCCTTATGAGCGTGCGTTCCTGCCCGCCAACCTCGAGCTTGTCGAAACGCCCGTGCACCCGGCGCCACGCTGGGCGATGCGAATACTTGTCGTGCTCGCCGCACTGACGCTTCTGCTCGCCTTTTTCGGCAGGCTCGATATCGTCGCCGTTGCGCAAGGCAAGCTGATTCCGGGCGAGCGCGTCAAGGTCATCCAGCCCGCGATCACGGGCGTGGTGCGCCGCATTCTCGTCGAAGACGGCCAGCGCGTCGCGGCTGGCCAGTTGCTCATGCAACTCGACGCGACCCAGGCCGCGGCCGATTCCGACAATGCGCGGGCCTCGCGCATCGATGCGGCGCTCGCGGCCGCGCGCTCGCGCGCCTTGCTCGACGCCCAACTCGGCGCGCATGCGCCGCTCGTGCCGCGCGTCGACGGCGCGTCGGCAGCGCAGCAGGCGCAGACGCAGCATTTCGCGGACGGCTTGTATCGCGAGTATCAGGACAAACTCGTCGCATCGCAGGCCGAGCTGCGCAAGCGCGAGGCGGAACTCGCGACGATCCGTGTCGAAATCGGCAAGCTTTCGGCGACCGCGCCGCTCGCACGCCAGCAGGCAAACGAATATCGCGCGCTCGCAGCCGATAAATACGTCGCGCAAACCGACTATCTGACCAAAGAGCAAGCCGCGCTCGACGCGGAACACGATCTTGCGGCACGCGAGAGCGGATCGCAGGAGTTGATGGCCGCGGTCGAGGAGCAGCGCGCCGATATCGCAGCGATTACGTCTGCGTTTCGCAGCAAGCAGCTCGACGAATTCGACAAGGCGATGCAGCAATACAACCAGAGCCGCAATGACGAAACCAAGGCCGATACGCGCCAGAAGCTGCTGAGCCTGACGGCGCCCGTCGCCGGCACGGTGCAGCAGCTTTCGGTGCACACGCTCGGCGGTGTCGCGACCGCCGCGCAGCCGGTCATGGAGATCGTGCCGGACGATACGCTCGAAGTCGAGGCCAACATCGAGAACAAGGATATCGGCTTCGTTCGCCCCGGACAAACCGCGCTCGTGAAGGTCAAGGCGTTTCCGTATACGCGCTTCGGCTATCTGAAGGGAACCGTCGTGTCGGTGTCGAACGATGCGGTTCAGGACCGGCGGCATGGCCTGATGTTCGTGACGCACGTACGCGTGCCGACGAACCGGATTCGCACGAACGGCGCCTGGGTTCGTTTGACGCCCGGCATGGAAGTGACGGCCGAAATTCACACGGGCAAGCGCAGCGTCGCGCGGTACTTTCTCGATCCCGTCATCGAGACGGGCGAGGAGAGCTTGCGTGAACGGTAG
- a CDS encoding TolC family protein yields MLALWMSCGSHAAWAFDPLRTGSAVPPTAAAQMLGDGSSGICAFGALPSPLPLQDAVERALCNDPRTRQAWGQVKLEAARVGQGRAAYLPNISGSWQGVRDDQKTDIDNLPQFNSNFHNFLRTESVSLSWVLYDFGGREAALKSATELLEAAQANQQAVLEATFAKVAKDYYAAQAAQGAFVAAQQIEQTANDSVQAATARANKGIAPITDQLQAQTDHAQAVVNLAKAQRDRQDALGVLASDMNLDPDAPISLPDVGEGVLPDQAFDGSIADLIDEAKRTHPSVRAAEARVEAERAKLRQTRAEGLPSVSLVARYSRNNEPTSFEVGQPQLPTTGSEWYVGFQVTIPIFSGFMKTYQVREEEAKAELENDTLDATRQQVGLDVWTSYQALQTATHNLDNSAMLLDISNRSYAAAEHRYTVGVGSILELLNAQTALAGAKRQRIEALTDWRSARLQLAAKLGEIGMWSLRGE; encoded by the coding sequence ATGCTCGCGCTATGGATGTCGTGCGGATCGCATGCCGCATGGGCTTTCGATCCGTTGCGCACCGGTTCGGCCGTGCCGCCAACGGCCGCCGCGCAGATGCTCGGCGACGGGTCATCGGGAATCTGCGCATTCGGCGCACTGCCGAGCCCGCTGCCTTTGCAGGATGCCGTCGAACGGGCGCTGTGCAACGACCCCAGGACGCGCCAGGCCTGGGGCCAGGTCAAGCTCGAGGCCGCGCGCGTGGGGCAGGGCCGCGCTGCGTATTTGCCGAACATCAGCGGGAGTTGGCAGGGCGTGCGCGACGATCAGAAGACCGATATCGACAACCTGCCGCAATTCAATTCGAACTTTCACAACTTCCTGCGCACCGAAAGCGTATCGCTGAGCTGGGTACTCTACGACTTCGGCGGTCGCGAGGCGGCGCTGAAGAGCGCGACCGAGTTGCTCGAGGCCGCGCAGGCGAACCAGCAGGCGGTGCTCGAAGCGACCTTTGCGAAGGTCGCGAAAGACTACTACGCGGCGCAGGCCGCGCAAGGCGCGTTTGTCGCCGCGCAGCAGATCGAACAGACCGCGAACGACAGCGTACAGGCCGCGACCGCGCGTGCGAACAAGGGCATCGCGCCGATCACGGATCAGTTGCAGGCGCAGACCGACCATGCGCAGGCGGTCGTGAATCTCGCAAAAGCGCAACGGGACCGGCAAGACGCGCTCGGTGTGCTGGCGAGCGATATGAATCTCGATCCCGATGCGCCGATCAGCTTGCCCGACGTCGGGGAGGGCGTGCTGCCCGATCAGGCGTTCGACGGATCGATCGCCGACCTCATCGACGAAGCGAAGCGCACGCATCCGAGCGTCCGCGCGGCCGAGGCACGCGTCGAAGCCGAACGCGCCAAGCTCAGACAGACGCGCGCTGAAGGGCTGCCGAGCGTGAGTCTGGTCGCGCGGTACAGCCGCAACAACGAGCCGACCAGTTTCGAAGTCGGGCAACCGCAACTGCCGACGACCGGAAGCGAATGGTACGTGGGCTTTCAGGTCACGATCCCGATCTTTTCGGGCTTCATGAAGACGTATCAGGTGCGCGAAGAAGAGGCGAAAGCCGAACTCGAGAACGATACGCTCGACGCAACACGACAGCAGGTCGGTCTCGACGTCTGGACCAGCTACCAGGCGTTGCAGACGGCGACGCACAACCTCGATAACAGCGCGATGCTGCTCGATATCTCGAACCGCTCGTACGCGGCCGCCGAGCATCGCTATACGGTCGGTGTCGGCAGCATCCTCGAACTGCTCAACGCGCAGACCGCGCTGGCCGGCGCGAAACGGCAGCGCATCGAGGCGCTGACCGACTGGCGTTCCGCGCGGCTACAACTGGCCGCCAAGCTCGGCGAAATCGGCATGTGGAGTCTGAGAGGCGAGTGA